A part of Melittangium boletus DSM 14713 genomic DNA contains:
- a CDS encoding HAD family hydrolase has product MGIAFFDLDKTLLAVNSASLWVRDEFARGHITRLQALGASAWIARYHLGFVPMKEALLRAISFLQGTSEALLRERTTRFYETRVRSQFRPGALRALEEHRSAGDRLVLLTSSSGYMSELVARDLRLAEVLCNRFEVDAQGLHTGRPLGEVCFGEGKRVHAEACASRAGVALADCSFYTDSYSDLPVMEVVGNPVAVHPDRRLRREAARRGWRVVDWGAPAPPR; this is encoded by the coding sequence ATGGGCATCGCCTTCTTCGACCTGGACAAGACGCTGCTCGCGGTGAACTCGGCCTCCTTGTGGGTTCGCGACGAGTTCGCCCGGGGCCACATCACCCGCCTGCAGGCCCTGGGCGCCAGTGCGTGGATCGCCCGCTACCACCTGGGCTTCGTCCCCATGAAGGAGGCGCTGCTGAGGGCCATCTCCTTCCTCCAGGGGACGAGCGAGGCGCTCCTGCGCGAGCGCACCACGCGTTTCTACGAGACCCGGGTGCGCTCCCAGTTCCGGCCTGGTGCCCTGCGCGCGCTGGAGGAACACCGCTCGGCGGGAGACCGGCTCGTGCTGCTCACCTCGTCCTCGGGCTACATGTCCGAACTGGTGGCGCGCGACCTGAGGCTGGCCGAGGTGCTCTGCAACCGCTTCGAGGTGGATGCCCAGGGGCTGCACACCGGGCGCCCCCTGGGAGAGGTCTGCTTCGGCGAGGGCAAGCGCGTGCACGCCGAGGCCTGCGCCTCGCGGGCGGGCGTGGCGCTGGCCGACTGCTCCTTCTACACCGACTCGTATTCGGATCTGCCGGTGATGGAGGTGGTGGGAAACCCCGTGGCCGTCCACCCGGACCGGCGCCTGCGGCGGGAAGCCGCTCGGCGGGGATGGCGTGTGGTGGATTGGGGGGCGCCCGCGCCTCCCCGATGA
- a CDS encoding myxosortase-dependent metalloprotease, MXAN_2677/MXAN_2678 family, which translates to MTRPFSWAVFSVLALAAPRPAEAQDYRRTAVPGRPFCVVWPGREYLYRLDAAGSLRTPGDSEFSAIDAAVASWRAVSSTCSDYVFTRGPDIHEPQVGYRQDGGENENVITFREVDCNDVVPPDDPCIKADTCGNAYACWEHGGATIGLTTTTFSFRTGYILDADIEFNAAGAGRGFFFTTVDSPPCDGVRDTDCVGTDVQNTVTHELGHVVGLDHVPEVPGSTMEPTAHPGETRKRVIDVGSAAGFCDAYPRGLPPTQCGENPEVGRHFQAISYGPWGGCGTVPGSLLPVAALLGVGVVRRRREGGHSSRQ; encoded by the coding sequence GTGACGCGCCCGTTCTCATGGGCCGTCTTCTCGGTGCTCGCGCTTGCCGCGCCGCGCCCGGCGGAAGCGCAGGACTACCGGCGCACCGCGGTGCCCGGCCGGCCCTTCTGCGTCGTCTGGCCAGGCCGGGAGTATCTGTACCGCCTGGATGCCGCCGGCAGCCTCCGCACGCCGGGAGATTCCGAGTTCTCGGCCATCGACGCGGCGGTGGCGTCCTGGCGCGCGGTGTCCAGTACCTGTAGCGACTACGTCTTCACCCGGGGCCCCGACATCCACGAGCCGCAGGTGGGCTACCGTCAGGACGGCGGGGAGAACGAGAACGTCATCACCTTCCGCGAGGTGGACTGCAACGACGTCGTCCCTCCGGATGATCCGTGCATCAAGGCCGATACCTGCGGCAATGCCTATGCCTGTTGGGAGCATGGGGGCGCCACCATCGGTCTCACCACCACCACGTTCAGCTTCCGCACGGGCTACATCCTCGACGCGGACATCGAGTTCAACGCGGCGGGAGCGGGCAGGGGCTTCTTCTTCACCACCGTCGACTCACCGCCGTGCGACGGCGTCCGCGACACCGACTGCGTCGGCACGGACGTGCAGAACACGGTGACCCATGAACTGGGTCACGTGGTGGGCCTGGATCATGTCCCCGAGGTGCCGGGCTCCACCATGGAGCCCACCGCGCACCCGGGCGAGACCCGCAAGCGCGTCATCGACGTGGGCAGCGCCGCGGGCTTCTGTGACGCCTATCCCCGGGGCTTGCCGCCCACCCAGTGCGGCGAGAATCCGGAGGTGGGCCGCCACTTCCAGGCCATCTCGTATGGTCCCTGGGGCGGGTGTGGCACGGTGCCCGGCTCCCTGCTGCCCGTGGCCGCGTTGCTGGGCGTGGGCGTGGTGCGCAGGCGGCGTGAGGGCGGGCATTCTTCACGCCAGTAG
- a CDS encoding myxosortase-dependent metalloprotease, MXAN_2677/MXAN_2678 family yields the protein MMISALVVALALGQSEPYVRSRVTASDPESQCLFWTVPTITWQLSSVGNPQSSDAQRQNEFRAIRDSVKSWQQIFDSCGNLRFSEGPMVDDRQVGYVMKGDNRNLFLFRSRRCADVAPAGDACWREDTCGNAYDCWDSDERTIALTLTTYDEKSGIIYDSDIQLNASGFVFTTSDGPATCVQPGTGTPLNCVATDVQNTMTHELGHLLGLDHTGNLSSVMYPRAPSGETSKRIIDLGSRDFVCLAYPKGRPSQSCFTPAFDTEDTRGNALVLGPQSSGCSSAGATAWVPALAGWALLMGRRRRGGSWT from the coding sequence ATGATGATCTCCGCCCTGGTGGTCGCGCTCGCGCTCGGGCAGAGCGAGCCCTATGTCCGCAGCCGGGTGACGGCGAGTGACCCGGAGTCCCAGTGCTTGTTCTGGACGGTGCCCACCATCACCTGGCAGCTGAGCAGCGTGGGGAATCCCCAGAGCTCGGACGCGCAGCGGCAGAACGAGTTCCGAGCCATCCGCGACTCCGTGAAGAGCTGGCAGCAGATCTTCGACAGCTGCGGCAACCTGCGCTTCTCCGAGGGCCCGATGGTGGACGACCGCCAGGTGGGCTACGTGATGAAGGGCGACAACCGCAACCTCTTCCTCTTCCGCTCACGGCGGTGCGCGGACGTGGCTCCCGCGGGCGATGCGTGTTGGCGCGAAGACACCTGTGGCAACGCCTACGACTGCTGGGACAGTGATGAGCGGACCATCGCCCTCACGCTCACCACGTACGACGAGAAGTCCGGCATCATCTACGACTCGGATATCCAGCTGAACGCGAGTGGCTTCGTCTTCACCACCTCGGACGGTCCCGCGACCTGTGTCCAGCCGGGGACCGGGACGCCGCTCAACTGCGTGGCCACCGACGTGCAGAACACCATGACGCATGAACTCGGCCATCTGCTCGGGCTGGACCACACCGGGAATCTTTCCTCCGTCATGTACCCTCGGGCCCCCTCGGGAGAGACCTCCAAGCGCATCATCGATCTGGGCTCGCGGGACTTCGTGTGCCTCGCCTACCCGAAGGGCCGACCCAGCCAGAGCTGCTTCACGCCCGCGTTCGACACGGAGGACACGCGGGGCAATGCGCTCGTGCTGGGTCCTCAATCGTCGGGGTGCTCCAGCGCGGGAGCCACGGCCTGGGTGCCCGCGCTGGCCGGCTGGGCGTTGCTCATGGGACGGCGTCGGCGCGGAGGTTCCTGGACGTGA